From one Ignavibacteria bacterium genomic stretch:
- a CDS encoding helix-turn-helix domain-containing protein: MPVLCCKVYLLVCILLTDEHVAAAEPAYQQILASVELQSVKDRAVIDLAIDALTPVMERLPELLFNDFDQVRDLVTVRGRLLDLTLTDLLLTILNTAGTAPLRHMFTESLDHAVAAYQHVIRHTLHERLERLGVTTIPVEPSVTAPPPSNRDEQDTLLTSDEAARRLGVSKVTLWRLVRDGAITKTNVRGAVRYDPQEIDRYIGRKRP; encoded by the coding sequence ATGCCAGTGCTTTGTTGCAAGGTGTACTTGCTCGTATGCATACTTCTTACCGACGAGCATGTTGCTGCCGCAGAACCGGCATATCAACAGATCCTTGCTTCCGTCGAACTCCAATCTGTCAAAGATCGCGCTGTGATCGATCTGGCGATCGACGCTCTCACGCCCGTGATGGAACGACTGCCGGAGTTGCTCTTCAACGACTTCGATCAAGTGCGCGATCTTGTAACCGTGCGCGGTCGTTTGTTGGATCTGACACTTACCGATCTGTTATTGACCATCCTTAACACTGCCGGAACAGCTCCCCTACGCCACATGTTCACGGAAAGTCTTGATCATGCCGTTGCTGCCTACCAACATGTCATACGGCATACGCTTCACGAGCGTCTGGAACGCCTTGGCGTCACAACCATCCCCGTTGAACCCTCGGTTACCGCGCCACCGCCATCAAACCGAGATGAACAGGACACTCTTCTCACCTCAGATGAGGCTGCACGTCGCCTAGGTGTTTCGAAAGTGACACTTTGGCGTCTCGTTCGCGACGGAGCGATCACGAAAACCAATGTTCGCGGCGCTGTACGGTACGATCCGCAAGAGATCGATCGCTATATCGGTCGAAAACGGCCATAA
- a CDS encoding ankyrin repeat domain-containing protein has translation MMISCLTVSATQTACLNAEGDKYRDPLARNTYPQYKSDSCKAIADAIWQGDTLRIAQLLASKPELATVVCGEWRVTPLHLAVLCQEAVIVRLLVNAGADVHQPDRSRKSALYYATWIENNCEILQYLIERGGDPNKKEVAAPRYTPFLFAVSMRHSNVPCMLAAGAKIHVEGHPELNAIAFALWKYDFALAKFLIQHPLADVDAPALDASDRDTVTIDWYLAPARKHFTPWLKYEDEYYVTKAKASLKAIDEIEELINTMRKKKATSK, from the coding sequence GTGATGATATCTTGTCTGACTGTGTCTGCAACCCAAACTGCATGCTTAAATGCAGAGGGTGACAAGTATCGAGATCCCTTGGCTAGGAACACGTATCCACAATACAAGTCGGATTCATGCAAAGCGATCGCAGATGCAATCTGGCAAGGTGACACCCTCCGAATAGCCCAATTACTTGCATCAAAACCAGAGCTTGCTACGGTGGTTTGCGGAGAGTGGAGAGTTACCCCACTGCACTTGGCGGTGCTGTGTCAAGAGGCGGTGATCGTGCGCTTACTTGTCAATGCTGGGGCTGATGTACATCAGCCGGATCGTAGCCGTAAGAGTGCTCTGTACTATGCAACTTGGATCGAGAATAACTGTGAGATCCTGCAGTATCTGATCGAACGGGGTGGGGACCCGAATAAGAAGGAGGTGGCCGCCCCACGATATACGCCGTTTCTGTTCGCAGTTAGCATGCGACATTCCAATGTACCTTGCATGTTAGCAGCTGGTGCAAAGATTCATGTAGAGGGTCATCCCGAGCTCAATGCCATTGCATTCGCACTATGGAAATATGACTTCGCTCTTGCCAAGTTTCTCATTCAACATCCGCTTGCTGATGTCGACGCACCGGCTTTAGATGCTTCTGACAGAGATACTGTCACTATCGACTGGTATTTAGCTCCGGCAAGAAAACACTTCACGCCTTGGCTAAAGTATGAAGATGAATACTACGTTACAAAGGCAAAGGCCTCTTTGAAAGCTATCGATGAGATCGAAGAATTGATTAATACGATGAGAAAGAAGAAAGCGACGTCGAAGTAA